A stretch of the Deinococcota bacterium genome encodes the following:
- the iolE gene encoding myo-inosose-2 dehydratase → MNGGVKNRVGIGPIGWVNDDIRGWGPGYSGERVMREMAELGYEGSEMSYSYPQDPLELKRKLSEHGLELAGAYRWTNLIYPEGLDEEMARTRAHIDFCQAAGSSYANVAEGGGSLHWDARGPKEGVEALSNEAWERLAAALDELGRYALRQGVRLSVHPHGGTAIETPEQIDRLFTLTDPELVGYCLDSGHILYGGGDPAAVTQKWVSRVSYVHLKDVRGEVLARVRAEGLSFLEAVKANVFCTPGAGVIDFDPVIHALRGVSYGGWFVVEAEQDPALHDPYRVSGEARAFLRDRYGL, encoded by the coding sequence GTGAACGGTGGTGTTAAAAACAGGGTCGGCATCGGCCCCATCGGCTGGGTCAACGACGACATCCGCGGTTGGGGTCCGGGCTACAGCGGCGAGCGGGTGATGCGCGAGATGGCCGAGCTCGGCTATGAGGGCTCGGAGATGAGCTACAGCTACCCGCAGGACCCGCTCGAGCTGAAGAGAAAGCTTTCAGAGCACGGCCTCGAGCTCGCCGGCGCCTACCGCTGGACCAATCTCATTTATCCCGAAGGGCTGGATGAGGAGATGGCGAGGACGCGGGCGCACATCGACTTCTGCCAGGCGGCGGGCTCGAGCTACGCCAACGTCGCCGAGGGCGGGGGGTCGCTGCACTGGGACGCCCGCGGACCGAAGGAGGGGGTGGAGGCGCTCTCCAACGAGGCGTGGGAGCGGCTGGCCGCGGCCCTGGACGAACTCGGCCGCTACGCCCTGCGCCAGGGCGTGCGGCTCTCGGTGCATCCGCACGGCGGCACCGCCATCGAGACGCCCGAGCAGATCGACCGCCTCTTTACGCTAACCGACCCCGAGCTCGTCGGCTACTGCCTCGACAGCGGCCACATCCTCTACGGTGGCGGCGACCCGGCGGCGGTGACGCAGAAGTGGGTGAGCCGGGTGAGCTACGTGCACCTCAAGGACGTGCGCGGCGAGGTGCTGGCGCGGGTGAGAGCGGAGGGGCTGAGTTTTCTCGAGGCGGTCAAGGCCAATGTCTTTTGCACGCCGGGCGCCGGCGTCATCGACTTCGACCCGGTGATACACGCCCTGCGCGGGGTGAGCTACGGCGGCTGGTTCGTCGTCGAAGCCGAGCAGGACCCGGCCCTTCACGACCCCTACAGGGTGAGCGGGGAAGCTCGAGCCTTTCTCCGCGACAGGTACGGGCTGTGA
- the iolG gene encoding inositol 2-dehydrogenase, protein MSLGFGVIGAGRIGLLHARNLAGGIDGARLACVMDASPQAAQRAAFAGAYGTQDLDALLRDPEVDAVLIASPTTRHAAQIAAAAAAGKAVFCEKPVALDLKETEAAMTAVEAAGLPFQIGFNRRFDAGFAEVARAVHAGELGRVEMFRSQSSDPAPPPEAYVATSGGIYLDSVIHDLDMARFVAGDILRVTALGRVLVAPYLADYGDVDTSVLTLEFASGAIGVIQNSRRTVHGYDLRLEVHGEAGKLVSEDERATKVWRYGEGGVRGDYIHYFIERFRDAYRAEVQAFVDAVRGGRPPSPGPRDAIEALRAATAARRSLHEGRPVKVKEIA, encoded by the coding sequence GTGAGTTTGGGCTTCGGCGTCATCGGCGCCGGGCGCATCGGCCTCTTGCACGCTCGCAACCTCGCCGGGGGAATCGACGGCGCGCGCCTCGCCTGTGTGATGGACGCCTCGCCCCAAGCGGCGCAGCGGGCGGCCTTTGCCGGCGCCTATGGCACCCAGGACCTGGACGCGCTCCTGCGTGACCCCGAGGTGGACGCGGTGCTCATCGCCTCGCCGACCACGCGCCACGCCGCGCAGATAGCGGCGGCGGCGGCGGCGGGCAAGGCCGTCTTTTGCGAGAAGCCGGTGGCGCTGGACCTCAAAGAGACCGAGGCAGCGATGACGGCGGTCGAGGCGGCGGGCCTGCCCTTTCAGATCGGCTTCAACCGCCGCTTCGACGCGGGTTTCGCGGAGGTCGCCCGGGCCGTGCACGCGGGTGAGCTCGGGCGGGTGGAGATGTTCCGCAGCCAGTCCTCCGACCCGGCGCCGCCGCCCGAGGCCTACGTGGCGACCTCGGGCGGCATCTATCTCGACTCGGTCATTCACGACCTCGACATGGCGCGCTTCGTCGCCGGGGACATCCTTCGGGTGACGGCCCTGGGCAGGGTGCTGGTGGCGCCCTACCTGGCGGACTACGGCGACGTCGACACCAGCGTTCTGACGCTCGAGTTCGCCTCGGGCGCTATCGGCGTGATCCAAAACAGCCGCCGCACCGTCCACGGCTACGACCTGCGCTTAGAGGTCCACGGTGAAGCGGGCAAGCTGGTCAGCGAGGACGAGCGCGCCACCAAGGTCTGGCGCTACGGCGAGGGCGGCGTCCGCGGCGACTACATCCACTACTTCATCGAGCGTTTTCGGGACGCCTACCGCGCGGAGGTGCAGGCTTTCGTGGACGCCGTGCGGGGGGGCCGCCCGCCCAGCCCCGGCCCCCGCGACGCCATCGAAGCCCTGCGCGCGGCCACGGCCGCGCGGCGGAGCCTGCACGAGGGACGGCCCGTCAAGGTCAAGGAGATCGCATGA